One window from the genome of Candidatus Polarisedimenticolaceae bacterium encodes:
- the tsaB gene encoding tRNA (adenosine(37)-N6)-threonylcarbamoyltransferase complex dimerization subunit type 1 TsaB produces the protein MRRLLALDTSTWWAGVALVEDGRVTLERRRHVTDSHAARLLPLIEAALADAGWERATIDAFAAVRGPGSFTGIRVGLGLLRGLALASGRACVGVGTLDAMAQDRGSAPGARVPVLDASRGEVFAAVFDPSGVPPAATREAWLGSPRSVVEAAPRGAVAFGPGAEKYAALLEAGGLAVEPGRAGCGVAGAAGIVAWRRLEAGARHGADVEPLYLRPADAELAR, from the coding sequence ATGAGGCGGCTGCTCGCGCTGGACACCTCCACCTGGTGGGCCGGCGTCGCGCTCGTCGAGGACGGGAGGGTGACCCTCGAGCGCCGACGGCACGTGACCGATTCCCACGCGGCGCGTCTGCTCCCGCTGATCGAGGCGGCGCTGGCGGATGCCGGGTGGGAGCGCGCGACGATCGACGCGTTCGCCGCGGTTCGCGGACCCGGATCGTTCACCGGGATCCGCGTCGGCCTCGGCCTGCTTCGCGGTCTCGCCCTCGCGTCGGGGCGTGCGTGCGTGGGCGTGGGAACGCTCGACGCGATGGCGCAGGACCGGGGGTCCGCCCCGGGGGCGAGGGTTCCGGTGCTCGACGCCTCCCGCGGGGAGGTCTTCGCCGCGGTGTTCGATCCGTCCGGCGTCCCGCCCGCGGCGACCCGCGAGGCGTGGCTGGGATCCCCGCGAAGCGTCGTCGAGGCGGCGCCGCGGGGTGCGGTCGCCTTCGGGCCGGGGGCGGAGAAATACGCCGCGCTCCTGGAGGCCGGGGGGCTCGCGGTGGAGCCGGGTCGGGCGGGGTGCGGCGTGGCGGGGGCGGCGGGTATCGTGGCATGGCGGCGCCTGGAAGCGGGCGCGCGGCACGGAGCGGATGTGGAGCCCCTGTACCTGAGGCCGGCGGATGCGGAACTGGCGCGCTGA